The genome window GGCGTGGACGACATCATCCACTACATCCACCGCCTAAAAATCGAGCTTCGTGGCAAAAACGTCGCCGAGTCGATCAAGGCCTCGCACGCAAGCATCGGCTACGCGATGTACTACACCTCGTTTGCGATCATCCTGGGCTTTAGCATAATGGTGACTAGCAACTTTATCCCGACGATATATTTCGGACTTTTGACCGATCTTGTTATGATAATGATGTTGCTGGGAGCGCTGGTGCTGCTGCCGACGCTAATCAAAACCTTTTACCGGCCTAGAATTCCCCGCTGATTCCCCGTAAACGACGGATTTCTAATAATTTTTGGCTAGGGTGCTCAATCATGTATTTTATATACACTCATATCGCACCCGCCAAAAATTATTAAAACTACGCCTATTCCGTCTGGAATATTTGTCTTGCGTTTTGCTAAATTTGTAAATTTGACTGCATAAATTTAAAACGTACTGCATAGGCCTGAGTGCTTCAAATTTAACTCAAATTTGAAGGAGAAAACTACTCTTTCATGACCTTAAGAAAAGAGTAAACGTCTCTCACGCCGTCGATGTGCTTGGCGTACCAGATCGCGTGTTTTTCCTGCTCGATATCGGTGATGATGCCCGTAAATACGACGTTGCATTGCACTACGCTTACTCTCACGCTTGTGCCGCTGATTATGCTATCTTTAAAAAAGCTGTTTTTTAGTTTTAGCATTATGGCGAGGTTGCTTTCGCATTCGCCGCCGTCGCTAGGAAAGCGAATATAAGTGTAAATTTTACTCACGCCGTCGGTGTTTTTAGCTAAGTCTACGAGCTTGGTTTTATGCTCGGCGTCAGGCACCACGCCGATGAGATACACGTCGCCGTAAAAGCTCTCGACATCCACGTTTAGGTTGCTAAGCCCGCTTGAGGCTAAAATTTTAGTCTGGATTTTCGTTTTTATAAATTTATCTTTCGTTATCGAATAGATACCGCGCTCGTCTTTGCTGATCTGGTAGGCGTCGTAGACGTTTATGCCCGTTAGCGGCGTC of Campylobacter showae contains these proteins:
- a CDS encoding BON domain-containing protein; this encodes MKKLFARFFLKNLIIFSPIFFLGGCLELFTTVTPLTGINVYDAYQISKDERGIYSITKDKFIKTKIQTKILASSGLSNLNVDVESFYGDVYLIGVVPDAEHKTKLVDLAKNTDGVSKIYTYIRFPSDGGECESNLAIMLKLKNSFFKDSIISGTSVRVSVVQCNVVFTGIITDIEQEKHAIWYAKHIDGVRDVYSFLKVMKE